Within Runella rosea, the genomic segment CAAGCAGATTTATTCCAGCTATAATATTATAGGATTCCTGCACACGGTAGGTGATTCCTCCAAAAATCCATTCATCCCATGTAGCCATTACGCCCCCCTCTACCGACAACGTTTTAGGATTGAAATCCGTCAGGCTTTTTACAAGGATAAGTGGCTGTATTTCCAATCCATATAACGGTTCCCAACGGTAACCCGCGGTCAAATACGCATTGGGAGCTAAAATACTATTGCCCGTATCTCCTCCTAAATTAAATTTGGGTCGGTTCAGGTGATTAACGCTTGCACCAACATAAAAAGTACTTGCATCATAAAATACCCCTAAAGAAATATCAGGCTGCGTAACCCCTAAACGTCCAACTGGGATAAGTGGGTCACCAGGTTCACGGGAAACCAAGCGACTAAAATCAATGTATCTGTTTTGAAACCCTACCCGCGCACCGATTGCCAAGGTATTCTCATTGATATTCATTCGATAGGCATACGAGAGCTGGACTTCTTGGCTGCCCATTGCGCCAATTCGATCATTGACGTAATTAATACCAACGGCACTCTTTATGAAATTCAGGGGAACACTTCCTGAAAATACTAACGTATTGGGGGCACCGCCGTCTCCTGAAGTAGTCTGATACCCTTGCCATTGAATACGATTCAATAACTGAAATCGGGTAGTTCCGTCGGCTCCTGCGGTGGCAGGATTATAATATAATTGATTGTGCATGAACAGGCTAAACTGAGCATCCTGCTGCGCCTGTACATAGCTTAATTGGGCAAACCAACTTAATATGCTCAATAGTAGTAGTTGTGGGTATTTCATATCCAATTCGCCGGTATTTTCAATACAAACGACAATTAGCGAAAAAAATTTGATATAAAAAAAGGGTTAGTTTCCCAACCCTTACTATAACGCATAAAAAGAGATAAGTGTTGCGGTTTTGCTCAAATTGTCCAGAGAAAAACGGCCCTAAACCTTTCTAATTAGATATTATTGGCTTTTTTGATATATATTTCCAACGCCCCAGTCATTGAAGGAGCATTGGGCATTGGAGCCTCAATATCTAAAATCAAGCCTGCATCCGCGACGGCTTTTGCGGTCGTAGGACCGAAAGCGGCTATCCGAGTTTTATTTTGCTTAAAATCAGGGAAGTTATGGAATAGTGAGGTAATTCCAGAAGGACTGAAAAAGCAAATAACATCGTAAAACACTTCTGTCAAATCCGACAAATTTGAAGACACGGTTTCGTACATTACCGCCTCGGTGAGGTGTAACTCGTAATTTCCCATGAATTCGGGGATGTCGTTGCGCCGTTTGTCAGAACATGGAAACAAAAACTTTTCGGTTTTGTGTTTCTTGATTAAGTCTAACAAATCAGCAGCGGTTTTTTGACCTGAAAAAATCTTCCGTTTGCGTATTTGAATATACTTTTGAAGATAGTTGGCAGTTTGCTCAGTTACGCAGAAATATTTCATTTCGGCAGGCATTTCCAACTTAGCTTCCTTACAAATACGGAAGAAATTGTCTACGGCATTACGGCTGGTAAAAATAATAGCCGTATGCTCCATGATGTTAATTCGTTGCTTACGAAAATCCTTAAAAGAAATACCCTGAACTTCGATAAAAGGGCGAAAATCGACCTTTACGCTGTACCTGCGCTCTAACTCAAAATAAGGGGACTTTTCATCAGTTGGCCGAGCTTGGGTGACCAAAATGCTCTCTACTTTATTCAACCGGTCTTGTTGCATCAAAATCGTTTCGCTCATATCAGACGTTTGGTGGGGTTCTCCCCACTTCTTATAGGGCATACCTTACCCCGATGATGATGGGGATTAATTCAACAATGCAAAGGTACGAAATTAAATATAGATTTTTAACAGTTGTGCTGTTGCTAATTGTAAAGAAGATTAAAATGGTTCGAAAAACATAAAAAACAATTACTGGAATAATGAGTACCGAACGGATGATGGGCGACCAGTCAACAATGTAAAAAGAAGCCACGGAGGCAAGTAATATGAGGGCGGTAAAAAACAACAAAGAAGACTGTAAAACCTTGAAATAATGCATATTAGCTACGCCTTCCAATCGGTATAAAGTCCCTAAAATATACAAACCAACATATTTCCCTATAAATCCCAGAAAACAGATAAATGCTATTTTTAAGTAATTTAACCAAGTATCAGAAAACGCCTGTCCAGTTGCCAATAATTCTTTTGATGAAAACAGATTATATTCTTTATCCTGCGTAAACAAATACAAGTAAGCTAATTCCAGACTAAGCAGAACCACAAATAGAATGTTGGTTCGGCTAAAGGGTTTATTGATCATAAATGAATCATCCCTGAAGTCCATCTGAAATAAATCTGGAAGACTATAAATCCGATTAAAAGCCCGGGGAGATGTATTGAATAGGAAAGCGGCAAAAGTAAACAGAAGCAAAATTCCCAAAATGAAAAAATTAGCAATCGAGGCTTGCTCTCGGGGTTTTAGGTTCAAAAACGATTCTTCCTCAATCGTAATCAGTTTTTCAACCGCCGCCTTTCGGTGACCGATAATGACGACTTTACCAGCCTGCCCAGGCGTTCCATATATCGTAATCATCAATTGTGGGCGCCTGAATATTTTATAAAGACTATCTATTTTCATGACTCGCCAGCTTCCCGCCTTGAGGTTTTCCTGCAATGAGCCATTCAGAAACAGATAATTATTTTTTTCAACGTACAACAGCAGTTCATAATGCAGGTTACTTTCCAAGTCCACCAGAGTATTAACCGACAGCTGATTACCGTGCTGTTCGGCCACGTAAGGAACGTATTCTTTTTCTCGCTGATCATAGACAAGCCAATCTTGCGCCAAATTTTTCACGAGGAAATACTGCTTGTCTGGCCCTACTTCTGCCCAAAGGGGAGCAATGCAGCTAAACAACAGCAGCCATACAATATATTTAAACCTATGAACAACTTTCTTCGTCATTCGCCGATACTCAATTTTAATCCTCAAAATAGATGCAGGCAGCCTGGAATATCCAAACTGCCTGCAAAGTTAGAAAAGATAACAGTAATATTGGTTAGTTACGACCTAAGGCTTTCAACATTGTTTCGCCAATCAACGCCGGCGATTCTACCACGAAGATACCGCACTCACTCATGATGCGCATCTTAGCCGCAGCTGTATCATCAGCACCACCGATAATGGCTCCTGCGTGGCCCATACGGCGGCCTTTAGGGGCAGTTTGACCAGCAATAAAACCAACAACTGGCTTAGTACCGTTTGCTTTAATCCAATAGGCGGCATCGGCTTCCATGCTTCCTCCGATTTCTCCTATCATCACAATTCCTTCCGTTTCGGGGTCATTCATGAGCAACTCTACCGCTTCTTTGGTAGTTGTACCAATGATCGGGTCGCCTCCAATTCCAATGGCAGTGGTTTGGCCAAGGCCTGCTTTTGTCAACTGATCAACCGCTTCGTAGGTCAATGTACCTGACTTAGAAACGATGCCGATGGTTCCTTTTTTGAAGATAAAACCAGGCATAATTCCCACCTTACATTCGTCGGCTGTCATTACTCCTGGGCAGTTCGGACCAATGAGACGGCAGTCTTTTGTCGTGATGTATTCTTTCGCCAACATCATGTCTTTGGTCGGAATACCTTCTGTAATACATACAATTACTTTGATACCGGCATCGGCGGCTTCCATGATGGCGTCGGCGGCAAAAGCCGGCGGCACAAAAATGATTGACACATCGGCACCTGTCGTATTTACGGCATCCGCAACAGTGTTGAAGACGGGACGATCGAGGTGACTTTGACCGCCTTTGCCTGGAGTCACTCCACCTACAACATTTGTTCCGTACTCAATCATTTGTTGGGCATGAAAAGTACCTTCAGAGCCTGTGAAGCCCTGCACAATTATCTTTGAGTTTTTATTGACTAATACGCTCATTGGTGGTTAGTATAAAATTGCGTGATTCAAGATGATTAACTTTATTTTATTCAAGACAGAAGCCAAAAATTTTTCAGTAAAAGTAGGTCGAAATAAAGAAAGTACAAAAGCACCCCCGAAAGAAAAATTTTTGAAGGCCTAAAAATTGCTTATTTTTCTGTTTAAAACGGCAAAATACTGATACCTTGCTAAGGCTTTTTCAAACGTTTATCGTTGTTAATCATTGTTTTTTTATTTACGATAAAACGTTAGCCCCTTAACCTTTAACTTCTTGTGTAAGAATGATTCAACTCTCCAACGCCTTTTCAGACGCTGTCGTAGCCACTGTATGCATTGTCGTTTTTTTTAAATTCTTTGCTTATGTTCCCTTCCATAATCGCCTCCTCTGGGGTGTATTTTTAGTAACCGTTTCATTGGCGGCGGGTGCAGGTGTATTCCGTTATTTGGGGTTTCAGCAATTAACCGATACCCATCGCTCACTTTCAACACTCGCAGGTAGCGCCGGGCTTGCAAGTGTAGTGGTTGCCATTTGGGGGTTAGTGATGCGCCAGACCATCTCCCGTTCTACCGTCATTTTAACCCTCTCCTGCGGGCTTATTTTATTCGTTTTTCTGCTCTACCCTTCTTTTCAAGTTTTCAGCTCCGTTGTGCAGGCTTTTACCATGCTTGTTGTGATGTTGATTGCAGTTTTCGGACTTATGCAAAAATACCAAAAAGCCATCTGGATTGTGATTGGGGTGATGATTTTGGGCATCGCTACCAAAGTTGCCACCCAACACTTGCCTTTCAGTCCAATAGATGTATATCACTACGCATTGGCCGCCATGGTTTTTTGTTTTGGCAAAGCCGTGTAAGGTTAAATTATTCCACGACAAACGATTCCATACGTCGCAAAAAATCTTCTTCTACCTCGGCACCGTGGCCCGGCAAATCTGGAATAATTACCTGATAATGATTTTGGTAATGAATACCGCCAAGTACAGGATTTTGGGCGTGTTCAAAAGGAGAATCTAAATCATAAAAAACGACGTTTTGCAAAGCAGATGCAAAATGGGCATTGGCCGAAATTCCCAAACGCGATTCCGACATACATCCAATCATACACTTGATGCCTGCTGCTTCGGCAATGGCGTTGATTTTGACCGCATTGCGCAAGCCGCCACTTTTTGAAAGTTTTATATTGAAAAAATCTACGGCCTGTTGGGTCACCAATTTAATGGCATCTTGCGGAGAAAACAGCGACTCATCGGCGCAAATGGGCACGCGGGCGTTTTGTCGAAGCCGCGCCAAATGGGCGTAGTCCCAATGTTTTACAGGCTGTTCGCAGTACTCCACATTCCAGTCGGCAATCGTATTCAGAACCGTAAGCGCGCTGATGTAATCCCACCCCTGATTGGCATCGGTACGGAGCGGAATTGCGTCGCCAATAGCTTCACGAATGGCGGCAATACGCCGAATATCATCTTTGGCGTTTGTTCCTAATTTTACTTTAATCGCTTCCGCACCACGTTCCTTTATTTTAACGGCATCGGCCGCCATTACCTCTGGTTGAGCGATGTAAATTGTTTCATCAGTAACAATCGAACGATTTGTGCCGCCCAAAAACTGATACAAAGGCATATTGGCGTACTTCGCAGCCAAGTCATACAACGCCATGTCAAATGCACTTTTTACGGTCGGGTTTCCGCTCAGATAACGGTCTAGAGCCGCCAAGCAGCCTTCTATGTCCAATGGGTCTTTACCAATCAGCAATTTGGCCAAATCATAAGCTGCCGCATAGGCAGTAGCTTGGGTCTCCCCCACTATCATCCAAAAGGGGGCACCTTCGCCCGTACCATAAAGCCCATCTGAGGTATAAATTTTGACCAGAATATTGCGGGCTTCCTCAATCGTTCCAATCGCAATCGTGACGGGAGCTTGTAGCGGAATATTAAATTTATAGACTTCAATGCGGGTGATTGTGGACATGGTTTTTATGCGTTTTCTTCAGTGTTTAACAAGGTAAATGTAAGCGGTAATCTATCAATCCCAACATTCCATAATCAACAGGTCTCCTTCGCTCGCCGAGATTTTCACAAAACCATCTTCTGCTGCTTCGTTGCTGTTTCCACTTCGATAGCCGAGCCGCAAATAATCTCCTTGAAGGTTATATTTTAAGCCCTCCGTTTGGATTCCTTCCACCAAACCGACGGGCACCAGCGAAATGGGTGTGCCTTTTACGTACCATTTTTCAAAGGTACCAACCAACGGAAAAATCTTAGAGTAATCGTCTAGCATCACGATTTTGATTTGATCTTTGTAGCGAACAATGTTGGTCATATTTGTGAGGCTATGGTCAGCCCGGCGGCCCGTAGCCCATACAATATTTACCGCTGGAAATCCCCGTTCTATCAAAAATTCAATTCCTTTTTCCAGATCCGTTTTGTCTTGGTCGGGCGCATGGACAATTTCGAGCGGATAATGTCGGGAGGCGATTTCATCAATGTCAACATTGTGGTCAAAATCACCCAACAATACATCCACCTTTATTCCTAAATCCAATACCCGATGAATGGCGTGGTCGAGCACGACAACAAACGGCGACCATTCGAGCAATTGCCCCATCAGTTCAAAACTACAGCCCTCGCCGTTGGCAATCAAAAGGGCCGGTTCCTGCTTTTCGCGAACAACGTGGTGTGAGGACATTTTTCAGTAGTGAGTAGTGAGTAGTGAGTAGTGAGAAAAATCTCACATACTAAATACCCAATACTATTTTAGGGATTGAATGAATGATTGATAACGCAAAGAAAGCGACAAAAAGCCACTTGGTACGCTCAAAAAGTTGTTTTTGTTGAGACACCCACGCCAAAATACCCAACGTAAACAACAATGAAGAAGGAGCCAATCGCCTGAAATATAGACTTTCAATGGACTCGTCGGTCAAGTAAACTACAATGGTAAAAAGCAAATAGCTGATGGCGATGAGAAAAAACGGGTCTTGCATCATGAACTTGGTCATGTTGTCCGCATTGATTTTTATCTTTTTCGTCAGTCGTAAAAAATACACTACGTGCCGCACAATCAACCCAATAAGTACCCATTGCAACAAGGCAACGCCATAAATAAACCACTTGACCGAATCGCTCAAGCCAAGATTTTTGAAGTCCCAATCACGTACCGCAAAAAACAACAGTTCCTCCCCCAACCCGCGCATTCCTCGCCAAAGCCGTTGGTTGAATGGCTCCGTGGGCCAAAACCCATGTCCCCCCGTGTAAGTACCTGTGTGGTAAAAATTGAAGAATAAATACCCAGCCATCAATACCACAAAGTAGAAAGCCGCCTTGTATTGACGGCGTAACAGCAATGGAATCAGCAGAAAAATACCAGCATAACGGGTAAAAAAAGCGGCGGCGGCAAAAATCACGCTACCCTCTTTTTGCCATTGACTTGCGCGGTCTGTCGGAGAAAAAAACATGGCAAAACCCAAAACGAATAAAATAAATACCGTTTCTGACCATGTATTTGTGTACAATTGAATCAACGATGAGGCCAAAAAACCTAAGGATACAAACCACGCTTTGTCATGAAAACGCCGCAGAATCAACCAAAAGCACCCAGCTAATGCGAAAAGATTCACAATTTTAGACGCAATTTCTGTCGAAAAAGTAGTCAGAAAAGCCACCGTTGCAATCAGCGAAGAATAGCCCATTGGCCATATAGCGCAGAATGTTTCTTTTCCTTCAAACGTAATGACGTACCCCTTGCCGCTGAGCAAGTTTTGAGCCGCCTCAAGATAAAAATGAGAATCAGGAGTCAGGAAATAGGCTGAATCAGCGCGGAGTTTGAGA encodes:
- a CDS encoding mandelate racemase/muconate lactonizing enzyme family protein, which produces MSTITRIEVYKFNIPLQAPVTIAIGTIEEARNILVKIYTSDGLYGTGEGAPFWMIVGETQATAYAAAYDLAKLLIGKDPLDIEGCLAALDRYLSGNPTVKSAFDMALYDLAAKYANMPLYQFLGGTNRSIVTDETIYIAQPEVMAADAVKIKERGAEAIKVKLGTNAKDDIRRIAAIREAIGDAIPLRTDANQGWDYISALTVLNTIADWNVEYCEQPVKHWDYAHLARLRQNARVPICADESLFSPQDAIKLVTQQAVDFFNIKLSKSGGLRNAVKINAIAEAAGIKCMIGCMSESRLGISANAHFASALQNVVFYDLDSPFEHAQNPVLGGIHYQNHYQVIIPDLPGHGAEVEEDFLRRMESFVVE
- a CDS encoding PorP/SprF family type IX secretion system membrane protein, with translation MKYPQLLLLSILSWFAQLSYVQAQQDAQFSLFMHNQLYYNPATAGADGTTRFQLLNRIQWQGYQTTSGDGGAPNTLVFSGSVPLNFIKSAVGINYVNDRIGAMGSQEVQLSYAYRMNINENTLAIGARVGFQNRYIDFSRLVSREPGDPLIPVGRLGVTQPDISLGVFYDASTFYVGASVNHLNRPKFNLGGDTGNSILAPNAYLTAGYRWEPLYGLEIQPLILVKSLTDFNPKTLSVEGGVMATWDEWIFGGITYRVQESYNIIAGINLLGNKALRLAGAVDLVGGSRSVKAPASYEVMLSYALPALTKGRKTIVRTPRFRY
- a CDS encoding uroporphyrinogen-III synthase — encoded protein: MSETILMQQDRLNKVESILVTQARPTDEKSPYFELERRYSVKVDFRPFIEVQGISFKDFRKQRINIMEHTAIIFTSRNAVDNFFRICKEAKLEMPAEMKYFCVTEQTANYLQKYIQIRKRKIFSGQKTAADLLDLIKKHKTEKFLFPCSDKRRNDIPEFMGNYELHLTEAVMYETVSSNLSDLTEVFYDVICFFSPSGITSLFHNFPDFKQNKTRIAAFGPTTAKAVADAGLILDIEAPMPNAPSMTGALEIYIKKANNI
- a CDS encoding DUF4271 domain-containing protein encodes the protein MTKKVVHRFKYIVWLLLFSCIAPLWAEVGPDKQYFLVKNLAQDWLVYDQREKEYVPYVAEQHGNQLSVNTLVDLESNLHYELLLYVEKNNYLFLNGSLQENLKAGSWRVMKIDSLYKIFRRPQLMITIYGTPGQAGKVVIIGHRKAAVEKLITIEEESFLNLKPREQASIANFFILGILLLFTFAAFLFNTSPRAFNRIYSLPDLFQMDFRDDSFMINKPFSRTNILFVVLLSLELAYLYLFTQDKEYNLFSSKELLATGQAFSDTWLNYLKIAFICFLGFIGKYVGLYILGTLYRLEGVANMHYFKVLQSSLLFFTALILLASVASFYIVDWSPIIRSVLIIPVIVFYVFRTILIFFTISNSTTVKNLYLISYLCIVELIPIIIGVRYAL
- a CDS encoding thiamine diphosphokinase — encoded protein: MSSHHVVREKQEPALLIANGEGCSFELMGQLLEWSPFVVVLDHAIHRVLDLGIKVDVLLGDFDHNVDIDEIASRHYPLEIVHAPDQDKTDLEKGIEFLIERGFPAVNIVWATGRRADHSLTNMTNIVRYKDQIKIVMLDDYSKIFPLVGTFEKWYVKGTPISLVPVGLVEGIQTEGLKYNLQGDYLRLGYRSGNSNEAAEDGFVKISASEGDLLIMECWD
- the sucD gene encoding succinate--CoA ligase subunit alpha; its protein translation is MSVLVNKNSKIIVQGFTGSEGTFHAQQMIEYGTNVVGGVTPGKGGQSHLDRPVFNTVADAVNTTGADVSIIFVPPAFAADAIMEAADAGIKVIVCITEGIPTKDMMLAKEYITTKDCRLIGPNCPGVMTADECKVGIMPGFIFKKGTIGIVSKSGTLTYEAVDQLTKAGLGQTTAIGIGGDPIIGTTTKEAVELLMNDPETEGIVMIGEIGGSMEADAAYWIKANGTKPVVGFIAGQTAPKGRRMGHAGAIIGGADDTAAAKMRIMSECGIFVVESPALIGETMLKALGRN
- a CDS encoding DUF6962 family protein, with product MIQLSNAFSDAVVATVCIVVFFKFFAYVPFHNRLLWGVFLVTVSLAAGAGVFRYLGFQQLTDTHRSLSTLAGSAGLASVVVAIWGLVMRQTISRSTVILTLSCGLILFVFLLYPSFQVFSSVVQAFTMLVVMLIAVFGLMQKYQKAIWIVIGVMILGIATKVATQHLPFSPIDVYHYALAAMVFCFGKAV